Genomic DNA from Corylus avellana chromosome ca4, CavTom2PMs-1.0:
acagaaaataaatttttagcgAAAGCAAATTGGGAATTGTAAGGATATTCCCAAAACTGCTTTTGTCGGTGTGatttcactttcaatttttttctgcaatatgattaaagaaaaataaattaatattaccttCATAAATCAAAGCAATGTAGAAGAAAAATAATCCCTCGAAAAATCAGTTCCTATTCTTTCCTACGTATACAAGCCTCAGGatcaaataagaaattaaaatgatcCACATCCAACCACCTTTTAATACTAATTGAGATATTAATTATATCAACAAAAACAGATTCGCTTTGATAGCCTAATCATCTGCGTGCTCTATCAACTAAACTTCATTAACAAACACCATTAATAACACCAAGAGTTATTCCACAACTTCACGTAGCTTTGACGCAAGAAATATAACAGAGAGATAAAACCTGTACGTTTCATCGTCAATGGGAGAGAGGGAAGATGGATTTTGTCAGTGGGTTGGGGATTTgaaatttgagaattttgacgGTGGGTAGCTTGTCGCCGGAGATGTGAGTGGCTCATCGTCAACGGTGCTTGGCGTTCGTGGTCTCCAATGGCCAGTTGTCGgtgaggggagagggaagatgaaagagagagatttgtcTGAAAATGTGGGTACTATGCTAGATTAAATTCAACCCTATCGAACAGCCCAAGATCGACTTGTTTACACCCCGTCACAAAATATTCAATATAATCCTACTATTCATATAATTTTTCAATGTATGAAAAGTTTATCGTACCTCATTTACACCCCgtcacaaaatatttaatataatccTACTATTCATATAATTTTTCAATGTATGAAAAGTTTATCCTACCTCGTTTACACCCCGGTGTAAACAGTCCTCATATAATTTTTCCTAGAAGTTTAATGACATAGCTGTTGCTTAATGCTTATGCAGGTAAGTCAGGAATTGGATAAGGAGACTAAAAGTTGCCCTTGGTGCAGCCAGAGGTCTGGCCAATCTTCATGAACTTGCCAGCCTCACCTATTATACACAAGGACATTAAATCAACCAACATTTTGCTCGATGAGCGCATATTGAAAGGCTATGGTAGCACTATATAATTACCGTTATTACAATATTAAGATATTTGTAATATTCTCAGCATATTATgataatattctttatttacTACCATATTAATTAGCTATTGTAAATATTCTAAGTAttatttcttgattttgtaattagtgtattttctttctttcactggactcattcaactataaatggATAATTTTATTGTACAACTTACACATATCATAAATaaaagccttttttttcttttctctttttttctacaattattattacttatcttttttttttcatgatatcAAAGCCACAAATTTCTTGGTCCCTCTAATAAGCTACCTTTCCCCACCTGTGCAAGTTAAGTGTTTCTTTGGTATATTTTTACCATGAAAGCAACCTTCGCACTTGATGGAAATTAGGAGTTCATCCTACCAACACGTGCCTCCAGAAGCCACTAGCAGATTATGCCGTACGTTGCCTTCACACACCACACGCGCCACCATCTTGCATGTCCATGTTTAACAAATCAATCTCCAAAATCGATCTGTTAGCTGCCCATCGGTACTTCTTTTATACCCCGAACAAAACCCTTTTTATTAAACACACATGGccttaataattaaaaatttgtaacgTTATAAAATAGGTCAGACAGACACTGCGTTATCGGCCAAGTTTTTAAGCATAGCTTGGGTTGGTGTTTTAGAAGAGTGACTAATAATAGAGTATGAATTTGCAGAAACAAGGAGCTTGACATTTTGGGAGGCGGCGGCAGCTTGATAAGTTGTTAATGTAAATGGTagatgaataatttttttagggtttaaatttggtatgatccggtgttttaatttgttctcattttgttatCTTGTTCCAAGCTGAAGTGTCAACCTCTTAATGGTGGGCACAAAAGTCTTGCTTTGTGTCAAGACATTATAGAAATTATTATCGGTTATTGATTCAAGAGCTGATTGACACTGTCATATCAGCCTAGTAAAATGAGGGTGAGATAAATGTGTTGTATATaattaacatttctctaaatataaaggttcttcaattctttcaatctctatatatataaaggttctTAATTTGTGTCTCACGACTTAATCTTTGTTAATGCGCACATAACTTGTATTAATCATAACATTCATAGTTCAAAACAAATCCCATAAGACTGACTCCACGCCTGCTGAACATCAGAGAATTGATGTTCTAATATTCACACTCGCGCGTTCATGCTGAAAGTAGCAAATTCCAAGTTCAAGAGAGTGCTAAATTGGGGCATTAATTAGGACTATCGATGAATAATTGTTCCACCGCACTACGCATTAATCTCTTCCATTGGACAAGCTTGCGCTAGTTTCCTAAGGTTTTCAATGATCATAACCAGCTTTGTGTTAAGTCGATTGACAAAGCACTTGGGCAGCCATCCTGCAGGATCTAACTGAATAAAATTAAAGCGAAAGTCaacattttttgtaaaaatttgcAGGGAAACATAAAATATGGGAATTATagcggaagaaagagaaagaaaagaacataaGGAATTTACAAGTGATTCAATGTTAAACATTGAAGGCTACATTAATTTGATTGTTTACAATATAAATGTCCTCATTTATGGGGAAACTCAAAagagagaatatttcaatatcaacctaaTATGAAAACCTACAAGTTTAGTGAATTGGATCTGCTATTTTTACTTGGCAATTGTGGAAGCATATATATGGGGAAGAAAAAACTTGTTGCTGAAGTTAGTTACCTGAACAACATAAGTGACCATGCAGGAGTCATCTTCAAGTTTCTCCACGACCCACCCTGACTGAAGCAGAAGTCCTCTGATCGCATTATTTTGCTTTGGATGCAATCCAGCAGCTATCTCCTTGGGCAGTGAAGCCACTGCTACCACCTGCAAAACCCAGAATAattaagcttcttcttttttcacttGAAACACACAAACTTCTGTCGTTCCTTGCAAGCAAGGTCAAATTCATTGCACTAAAAATTAtgtaagtaaataaatattctGCCAGTGTGCTTTGTGCTGCTTACAAGGGTGCCATCTTCCATGGTTTCCCGTCGCTCGTAGACTATGAATTCTCTGTTCCTAAAGAGAGGCTTAGAGCTATCACCAAACCTGAGCCGGATGATACTAAGATTGTCCTCGAGATCTTTTATGTACCTGGCTTCCACCAGATCAGGGTCCCATTGCTGGTTCAGCAACATGAAAATACAGGTTAACAAGAGCCGTACATGAACCTAATTATATACACACACCTAGAGCAATTTGCTGatgtttgattatatatatatatatgaattccctattaaataatttaaatccAAGTACGATCCCATACAATGTACTTGCCATAGCTGTCGCGTATAATAACGAAAAAGGttatattttgtcattttcaaggaagacaaacaaagaaaaaagaagtcatTATTATCTTAGCTAGCCAGAAAAAAGAAGTCATAATAATAGATATTGCTGAGGACaaaacttttcttttcaatgtgtaaTGTGTTGGGCTGGAATCTAACTCACCTATTACTGCATATATAGAATTAGAAGTATAGTTTTTTCAATGTTTCCCAGCTATAGTTCTTTAAAATTtcgatttttcttttccatgaTCATGTGAGAAGCTCAAAATTCACCTTTGCAGCATCAATGGCATTAGCAACAGTAATGAATTGTTGGGGCGATACTGATCTGAGCAGCCAACGGCTGCGAAATGTGTGAAGCGACCCAGACCTGCGCTTGGATATCTCTACTCCGTTTTCAAGAGTAAGAAGCTTCCAGCCATCATTGGCATTACCAGCCCTGTTTGAGTCTGAAGCCGACAGTAACTCCTGTATGCAGCTCTCACTAGCAAAGTGCACATACCTTCTGAGTGAATCCTCGCTTATGGACCTTTGGAAACACAAAAGAAAGTGATATTG
This window encodes:
- the LOC132179365 gene encoding uncharacterized protein LOC132179365, with amino-acid sequence MSSLAPCSRSWSISEDSLRRYVHFASESCIQELLSASDSNRAGNANDGWKLLTLENGVEISKRRSGSLHTFRSRWLLRSVSPQQFITVANAIDAAKQWDPDLVEARYIKDLEDNLSIIRLRFGDSSKPLFRNREFIVYERRETMEDGTLVVAVASLPKEIAAGLHPKQNNAIRGLLLQSGWVVEKLEDDSCMVTYVVQLDPAGWLPKCFVNRLNTKLVMIIENLRKLAQACPMEEINA